A DNA window from Dehalococcoidia bacterium contains the following coding sequences:
- a CDS encoding DUF4389 domain-containing protein, with product MFIRVVAFWFLGWVPGLLYYVLPIVAAVWISQKGAQGFLQEDTPKLTGWIRMAMAFYAYLFMFTDKLPLERPEEVVTLEVQPGGNPSAGSALLRFFLAIPSALVLGILYFVAYVMWLVAAIQVLTQGNFSEGIASFFRGVLAWQARLFVYLGSLVEPYPPFALETGPRPTPTA from the coding sequence GTGTTCATCCGGGTGGTGGCCTTCTGGTTCCTGGGGTGGGTGCCGGGGCTCCTCTACTACGTGCTGCCGATAGTGGCCGCCGTCTGGATCTCGCAGAAGGGCGCCCAGGGCTTCCTGCAGGAGGACACCCCCAAGCTCACCGGCTGGATACGCATGGCCATGGCCTTCTACGCCTATCTGTTCATGTTCACCGACAAGCTACCCCTCGAGCGGCCCGAAGAGGTAGTCACCCTGGAGGTGCAACCGGGCGGCAACCCCAGCGCGGGGTCGGCGTTGCTGCGCTTCTTCCTGGCCATTCCCAGCGCCTTGGTGCTGGGCATCCTCTACTTCGTGGCCTATGTTATGTGGCTGGTGGCGGCCATCCAGGTGCTGACCCAGGGCAACTTCTCGGAGGGCATAGCCAGCTTCTTCCGGGGCGTGCTGGCCTGGCAGGCGCGTCTGTTCGTCTATCTCGGCTCGCTGGTGGAGCCCTACCCGCCCTTCGCCCTGGAGACGGGCCCACGGCCCACCCCCACGGCCTAG